Sequence from the Herbaspirillum sp. meg3 genome:
TGGCGCCTTTCTTGGCTGCCTTGCGTGCTGCACGTGCTTCTTTTTTGTTCATGTACCAGTAATGCGCGCGATCCAGATACAGATAGATCACCGGCGTCGTGAACAGCGTCAGCGCCTGCGACAGCACCAGACCGCCCACCATCGCATAACCCAGCGGACGGCGCAGTTCGGAGCCGGCGCCATGACCCAGCATCAGCGGCAAGCCCGACAGCAATGCGCACATGGTGGTCATCATGATCGGACGGAAGCGCAGCAAGCAAGCCTGATAGATCGCTTCTTCCGGTTTCATGCCATGTTGACGTTCGGCGGTCAGGGCGAAGTCGATCATCATGATGCCGTTCTTCTTGACGATACCGATCAGCAAGATGATGCCGATGAGCGCAATCACGCTGAGGTCGTAGCCGCCCGCCATCAGAATCAGCAGCGCGCCCACGCCGGCCGACGGCAGCGTCGACAAGATCGTGAGCGGATGGATGTAGCTCTCATACAGCAGACCCAGCACGATATACACTGCAATCAGCGCTGCCGCGATCAGGTAGGGCTGCGAAGCCAGCGATTCGCCGAACGCTTTGGCCGTACCCTGGAAGGCGCCGGTCAACGTCGTCGGCACGCCCATTTCAGCCTGTGCCTGGTTGATGGCATCCACCGCTTCACCCAGCGCAACACCAGACGCCAGGTTGAAGGAGATCGTCACCGCCGGGAACTGGCTCTGGTGGCTGATGGACAGATAGGCGGTCTTGGTCGTATCAACCTTGATGAAGGTCGACAGCGGCACTTGCTGGCCGGTGATCGGGGAGGTCAGGTACAGCTTGTTGAACAACGCCGGGTCCTTCTGCAGTTCAGGCGTGACTTCCAGCACTACGTGGTAGCTGTTGATCTGGGTGAAGTATTGCGCTACCTGGCGTTGGCCGATCGCATCGTAGATCGTCGCATCGATCAGCGACGGCGAGATGCCGAAGCTGGAAGCGCGCGCACGGTCGATGGTAATGGTCGCTGTCGCCGCGTTGTTCTGCTGGTCGGATGCAACGTCGGTCAACTGCTTCATCTTGCGAAGGCGGTCAACGACCTTCGGCGCCCAGGTATTGAGTTCATCGAGATTGGAGTCGGTCAGCGTGTACTGATATTGCGTACGTGCCAGACGCCCGCCGACGTTGATGTCCTGGCTGGCCTGCATGAACAGGTTCACACCCTGGATCTTGGCTACTTGCGGACGCAGGCGCGTGATGATTTCGCTGGCGTCGGCGGTACGGCCTTCATCCTTCGGTTTCAATGCGATGAAGAAGTTACCGGTATTGAAGGTTGTCGAACCGGCGCTCATTGCAAAACCGGTCACGTCAGGATCCTTGCGTACGACTTCAGCTACCTGCAGCAGGCGGCGTTGCATGGCCTGCGAAGAAATATCCTGGGCCGATTCGGCAAAGCCGACGATCACGCCATTATCTTGTTGCGGGAAGAAACCTTTAGGAATGATCACGAACAAGAAGGCCGTGAACGCCACGGTACCGATAAAGGTCAGCAGCGTAATGAACTGATGGCGCATCACGACATCCAGACCGCGCTTATAGCCATTCAGCAGAATGTCGAAGAAACGTTCGAACAGCTGATACATCTTGCCGTGTTTCTCGGCGTGGCTGTTCTTGAGGAAGCGCGAGCACAGCATTGGTGTCAGCGTCAGCGAGATGATCACCGAGACGCCGATGGTCAGCGTCACGGTCACTGCGAATTCGCGGAACAGGCGGCCGACGATGCCGCCCATCAGCAGCAGCGGGATGAACACCGCCACCAGCGACACCGAGATGGAGATAATGGTGAAGCCGATTTCGCTGGAGCCCTTGAGCGCCGCTTCCATCGGCGACATGCCTTCTTCGACGTAACGGTAAATGTTTTCCAGCATCACGATCGCATCATCGACCACGAAGCCGACTGCAATCGTCAGCGCCATCAGCGACAAATTGTCGAGACTGTAGCCCACCAGATACATCACGCCCGCCGTGCCCATCAGCGCCAGCGGCACGGTGATGCTCGGGATCAGCGTTGCCGCCACGTTGCGCAGGAACACGAAGATCACCATCACCACCAGCGCGATGGTCAGGATCAGGGTGAACTCAACGTCTTGCACCGAAGCGCGGATGGTCTGGGTACGGTCGATCAGCGTGTTGATGTGCACGCTGGCGGGAATCGCGGCACGCAGACGCGGCATCGTTGCCTTGATGCGTTCCACGGTTTCGATCACGTTGGCGCCAGGTTGCTTGGTGATCGCCAGCACGATCGAGCGACCGTTGGTGAGCGTGCTATCGGGAGCTGCTGCCGCGCCGGCAAAAGCCCATGCTGCGATCTTGTTGTTCTCGGGGCCGTCGACTGCAGTACCGATATCGCGTACACGGATCGGTGCCCCGTTCTTGTAGGCCAGCACCATGTCGTTCCACGGTTCGGCACTCAGCAACTGGTCGTTGGTATAGACGGTGAAGCTTTGATGCGTGCCGTCGACCGTTCCCTTAGGCTGGTTGACGGTCGTCGTGGCGATGACGCCGCGTACGTCTTCCAGGCTGAGTCCCATCGTCGTCAGCTTGGCAGGATCGACCTGAATGCGCACCGCCGGTTTTTGCTGACCGTTGACGCTGACCAGACCCACGCCGGAAATCTGCGATATCTGCTGCGCCAGAATATTGTCGGCGTAGTCATTGACCTGCGTCAGCGGCAAGGCGTCCGACTGTACCGACATGATCATGATCGGCGAATCTGCCGGATTGACCTTGCGGAAGGTCGGCGGGTTGGGGAGGTTGGACGGCAACTGGCCGGTTGACGCATTGATCGCCGCCTGCACGTCCAGCGCAGCGGCATCGATGTTGCGGTTGAGGTCAAATTGCAGGGTGATCTGGGTGCTGCCCAGGGCACTCTGCGAAGTCATCTGCGTCAGACCAGCAATGAGCGAGAACTGGCGTTCCAGCGGCTGCGCCACGTTGGACGCCATGGTTTCCGGACTGCCGCCGGGCAAGCTGGCGGACACCTGGATGGTAGGGAAGTCGACCTGCGGCAACGGCGCCACCGGCAGCAATGGCCAGACGGCGATACCGACCAGCAGGATAGCGATCGCGAGCAGCGTGGTGCCGATCGGACGCTTGATGAAAGTAGCGGAAACACTCACTTTGCGGATCCTTTCGCAGCAGCGGCGTTGGTTTTGCCTTCGACGATGCGGCTACCCGGCTTCAGCTTGTACTGGCCGTCAAGCACCACGCGTTGTCCCGACTCCACACCCTTGGTGATGACGGCGATGCCATCCTGAATACGTGCCACGACAACCGGTTGGATCGCCGCAGTTTCATCGGCCTTGATGATGTAGACGTAAGTGCCTTCCTGATTACGCTGGATGGCGGCGGCCGGCAGCGTCAGCGCCGTGCCGTGGTCATCCATCTGCAGGTTGACGTTGACGTACTGACCCGGCCACAGCGTGTGCTGTGGATTGGTGAAACGTGCTTTCAACTGCACCGTACCGCTGGTGGTGTCGATCTGGTTATTCAGCAAAATCAGGTTGCCGGTACCCAGTGGATCCTTGTTGTTGGTGCGTGCGTACGCTGTCACCTTGAGGGACTTGTGATTGGTCAGCTGGGCGCGGTTGATGGCCGGCACCGCATCTTCCGGCAGGGTGAACTGCACGGTAATCGGATCAATCTGGTTGATTACCACCAGGCCGTTGACATCGGCGGCATGGACGATATTGCCGGCATCCACCAGACGCGCGCCGACGCGGCCGCTGATCGGTGCATTGATGGTGGTGTAGCTGAGCTGCACCTTGGCATAGTTGATCTGCGCTTCGTCAGTCTTGACGGCGGCTTCCAGTTGCGCGACCAGCGCTTTTTGCGTATCGAGCTGTTGTTGCGTGGCGGCGTCTTGCTGACGCAGCGTGGTGTAGCGTTGCAAGTCGATTTTGGCGTTGGTCAGTTGCGCCTGATCCTTGGCTTGCTGCGCCTGCACTTGCGCCAACTGGGCTTGCAATGCGCGCGGGTCGATCTGCGCCAGCAACTGGCCGGCCTTGACGTCCTGGCCTTCGGTGAACGCAACCTTGTCGAGCTGGCCATCGATGCGCGCCTTGACGGTGACGCTGGCATTGGCGGTGACGGTGCCGACACCGGCGAGGTACAGCGGCACATCGCGCTCCTCCGCTCTTGTGGTGGTCACGGAAATCGCCGGGCCTTGCTGCGCCTGCGGATTGGGCGCAGCGACGGCATCAGTGCGATGCATCAGGGCCCAGGAACCACCGCCAACGAGAACGACAACCGCAGCGGAAATCAACAGAGTGGAACGTTTTTGAATGAATGAAGTAGTCATACTTTAACTCGCAAGATTGTTTTTCTTAGTTGGCGGTAGCAGCAGGTGTGCTTGCTGTCGCTGCCTGATTGATTTCACCGAAGCGCCAGCCGCCGCCGACCGCTTTGATCAGCGCCACGCTGGCAACCAGCTGGCGGCCGAGCAAGGTCACGGCGGTGCGTTGATTGGTCAGCGATGCGGCTTGTGTCGTGACCACCGACAGATACGTCGTGGTGCCGGCCTGATACTGGCTCAGCGCCAGCCGTTCAGACAGCTGCGCCGCCTTGACTGCCTGATCCTGGACCTGGCTTTCCTGATCCAGCACGCGCAATGTCGAGAGGTTGTCTTCCACTTCTTGCAAGCCGCCAAGGACGGTTTGCTTGTATGTCGCCACCGCAGCGTCGAAGGCGGCAGTCGCCTGATCGTTGCGGGCGCTGCGAGCGCCGCCGTCGAACAGGGTGGCTGCCAGCGTAGCGCCCAGCGACCAGACCCGGCTTGGTGTATCGAACAACTGGGAGAAGGCGATCGCGCTGTAACCGCCGGTTGCATTCAACGTCAGCGTTGGGAAATAAGCGGCGCGCGCGACCCCGATGTTGGCATTGGCGGCCGCCGCCAGACGTTCGGCGTTGGCGATGTCGGGACGGCGTTCCAGCAGATCCGACGGCAAGCCGGTCGGTGTTGGTGGCATGCTCGCCTGCAACGCGGCACCGTCGGTGGTGACCGGCGCCAGTGTGAAGACTGCCGGTGCTTTGCCGACAAGGATGGCGATGGCATGTTCCAACTGGTTGCGCGTGGCGTCGAGATCGATCAGCTGTGCCTGTGCCGAGCGCAATTGTGTTTCCGCCTGCGCGACGTCGGAGCGCAAGGCCACGCCGGCTTCATATTGATGCTGCGTCAGTTGAAACGACCGGGTGTAGGCGGCGACGGTGCGTGCATACAGATCCTTTTGCAGATCGGTCACGCGCAGTTGCAGGTAATCCTGTGCCAGCGTTGCCTGGATACTCAGGCGTGCCGCCGCGAGGCTGGCTGCGCTGGCTTCGCTGGTGGCGTCGCCGGCTTCCACCGAGCGCCGCACACGGCCCCAGACGTCAGCCTCCCATGAGGCATTCAGACCGACGGAATAGGTATCTGTCAACCGGCTGCCTGCTGTGGCGCTGTTGGTTCGCGCGCGGTTGGCGCCACCGGATGCGCCGACGGTCGGCCACAAGCTGGCACGCGCAATGGCGGCGGTAGCCTGCGCCTGGCGATATTGCGCTTCGGAGAAGCGGATATTCTGATTGGCTTTATTGGCCTGATCGATCAGGTCGTTCAGCACCGGATCCTTATAGGCTTCCCACCAGCGGTGATTGCTGTCGATCTGTCCCGGCTCGGCGATCTTCCACGGGCCTTGTTCTTTATAGGCAGTGGGCAAATCCATCTGCGGGCGAGCGTAGTCAGGGCCGACCGCACAACCGCCGAGCAAGACTGCTGCGGCCAGAGTGATTGCGGACAAAGCTGAGGCTGGCTTGAATGCGTGTTGGGGTGGCGATTTGGCGGTCGCTGTCATTGGTAGATTCCGAAACATGGTTGAGCGTGCATTTGGCTGGACGACATGGGATCAAAGGGAACTGCCGGTGGGCGTCGGACAGGTTAACTGGCGACGCCTTTCTACAGCATTACTGTACGAGGGGGCTGTCAACTGGAGGCTGACGGAAATATGACATTTCTGTCAGTTTCGGGATGATGGGTATGTTGGAGGTTGAGTTTCTTTTTGGCATTGTTTTTCTTTGATAGCTTGGAGGGGTGTTTTCTTCGGACGTGCCGGGCTACCCCCGGCACGGTCGTCCGAAGAAAGAAAAGAGAAAGCTACCTAAGAAGTCAGGTCGGAACTAAACACCCTTCACCCCACCGCCACAATCCCCCTAAGGCAAGTTTTCCCGCAAGATAACGCTGATCCGCACCGCCTCCACCCCGGCAAGTGCCTCACGCCGCTCCCGCAAATTCCCAAATATCCGTACGCAGTTGAGAATCATGTTCTGCGGATGCTGCGTCAAAATCGCATCCATGGTGCCGTCGATCAGCAGCCCGCGCGTATCGGGCGTCAGTCCGTGCCCGATGAAGACAGTTTTCTGCTCGCGCCCGCTTTCCTTGAGTGCCCGCCCGACACCATCGGAAGCGCCGCCGATGTTATACATGCCGGCCAGGTCGGGATGCTGTTCCAGCAGGGTGCGTGCCTGCTTGTAGTTGGTGTCGGCGTCGTCATGGCCTTCGCGCAGGCCAACCACTTGCAGGTGAGGGAACATCTCTTCCAGCACGTGCAAGAAACCCATCTCCCGTTCTTCATGGCCGCGATAGCTGAGACTGCCGGCGATCATCGCAATCTTCATCGGCGTTTTAGGATTACCGAGAAATCGCCCCAGCAAATAACCGGCAGTCCGTCCCGCAGCGCGGTTGTCCATGCCGACATAGGCCGCCCGGCGCGAGTTGGACAAGTCCGAGATCAGCGTGACCACATGAATGCCTTCGGCGACCAGCGTATTGACCGCTTCGCGCACCAGCGGATGTTCCAGCGCCATGAAGGCGACGCCGTCGGCCTGGCGGCCGTAGTGCAGCAGGCGCTTGGCCAGCACGCTGGGATTGAAGCCTTCGATGTGATGGCATTTGCACTTCACATTGAATGGCGCCAGTTGGTCTTCGGCGAAGGCGATGTAGTCGCCCAGCATCTGCATGAAGCGATTGCTCTGTGGCGGCAGCAAAAACACCAGCCGCATCGGCCGCGGCTGCATCGCCTTGTAGAGATCGGCTTCGGGAAGATAGTCCAGCGCGGCGGCGGCCTTCAGCACTTTTTGCATGGTCGCGGCGCGTACGCCGGGACGCTGGTTCAGCACGCGGTCGACCGTGGCGGTGGAGACGCCGGCGGTACGCGCGATGTCGGCGACACGGGCGCGGCCGGTGGCGGCAGAATAGGTGGGATCAAAGGGCGTCGGCATCATGCTGCTCAGTTCATCGAATTAAAAATTACATCAAAAACCATCATTAATCTGCTTTGACTGTTGCAGCTATAGAGGAATATTCTCTGCATCAAGCAATCAGGTTAAATCAAATAACATCAAAAATATAGAGGGAGACAGCCTCGCTTTCCAGGGCGCCGACGATGCCAATGATGTCGTCGGTGCGTGGGGCGGTGACACCGGCGTCGTCTTCCTCCGTCGAGATTCAACATAGATTCAAGACAGATCAATAACAATCCAGGAGATACCGCCATGCACGCAATGACCCGCCGCCGCTTCTTGCAAACCGCCTCCATCGCTTCGGCTGCTGCCGCGACCGGGCTGTATGCAGTCCCTGCCAGCGCAGCCGCTGAGTTCACACTGAAGTACGCCAACAACTTGCCGATGACGCACCCCATGAACGTGCGCGCCAAGGAAATGGCTGCCAAGATCGCCGCCGAATCCAAAGGCCGTGTCGACTTGCAGGTCTATCCCAACGGCCAGCTCGGTACCGACACCGACATGCTGTCGCAGGTGCGCGCCGGCGCCATCGACTTCTTCACCATCTCGCCGGAAGTGCTGGGCACGCTGGTGTCGGCCGGCCAGATCAGCGGCGTCGGTTTTGCCTTCAAGGACTACAACCAGGTCTGGGCCGCGATGGACGGTGAGCTTGGCGCCTACGTGCGCAAGCAGATCGCCGCGACGACCTCGCTGTTCGCCTTTGAGCGCTGCTGGGACAACGGTTATCGCCAGGTGACCACCAGCACGCGCCCGATCACCAAGCCGGAGGACTTCAAGGGCATGAAGCTGCGCGTGCCACCGAGCCCGCTGGCGACTTCGTTGTTCCGCGCGTTCGATGCGGCGCCGACCAGCATCAATTTCGCCGAGGTGTATTCGGCGCTGCAGACCAAGATCGCCGAAGGCCAGGAGAACCCGCTGGCGGTGATCTCCACCGTCAAGTTCTACGAGGTGCAGAAGTACTGTTCCATGACCAATCACGTGTGGAGCGGCTTCTGGTTCATGGGCAACAAGAAGTCGTTTGAAAAGATGCCGAAAGACCTGCAGGACATCGTCACGCGTAACGTCAACGAAGCCGGCATGAAGCAACGCGTCGACGTCAAGGCGCTCAACGAGTCGCTGGTCGCCGACATGAAGGGCAAGGGCATGCTGTTCAACGAGACCGATAACGAAGCTTTCCGTACCAAGCTGCGCGCTTCCGGCTTCTACACCGAGTGGCACAAGAAGTTCGGCCCCGAGGCGTGGGCGCTGCTGGAAAAGTACACCGGGAAGCTCGCGTAAATGGAAGCTGCAATGAACTACGCCGCACGATTGCCGAGCAACCCGCTGGCGCGTCTGCTGGCGGGCGTCAATCGCGGCGTGATGCACGTTGTCGCCGCCGTTGCCGCAGCACTGGTGGTGGTGGAAACCGCGGTGCTGCTGGCCGGCGTGATCTATCGCTATGCATTGCACGATCCGCTGATCTGGTCCGATGAACTGGCTTCGACGCTGTTCATCTGGCTGTCGATGCTGGGTGCGGTGCTGGCCCTGGATCGTGGCGAACACATGCGCCTGACCGCCATCGTCAACCGGCTTTCGGACAAATGGCGTATCTGGTTTGAAACCGTGGCCGCATTGATCGTCTGTATCTTCGTGCTGATGATCATTCATCCTGCCGTCGATCATGCGTCGGAACAGATGGCGATCACGACACCGGCACTGGAAATTCCAGACGGCTTGCGTGCGGCGGCCTTGCCGGTCGGCGCGATCCTGATGTTCCTGGCGGCGATTGCACGCATGGCCAGTCGCTCCAGCGTCAGGCAGGTGCTTTCCGCCGTGGCGGTTGTTGCGGTGATCGGCGCTGTGCTGTGGATCGCCAAGCCTGCTTTGCTGGCAATGGGCAACTACAACCTGATCGTGTTCTTCGTCTTGCTGATCGGTGTCTGTGTGGCTGGCGGGATTCCGATTGCGTTTGCCTTCGGTACGGCCACCATGGCGTATCTGACGATTGCCACCGGCGCGCCGATGATGATTGTGGTGAGCCGCATGGACGAGGGCATGTCCAGCCTTATCCTGCTGTCGGTGCCATTGTTCGTCTTGCTCGGTTCCTTGCTGGAAATCAGCGGTCTCGCACGTACCTTGATTGATTTCATGGCGGCCTTGCTGGGTCACGTCCGAGGTGGTCTGCAATACGTCTTGCTGGGGGCAATGTTCCTCGTCTCCGGCATCTCCGGCTCCAAGGCGGCTGACATGGCGGCAATTGCCCCGGCGCTGTTCCCGGAAATGAAGAAGCGCGGTTCCAAGCCGGAAGAACTGGTGGCCTTGCTGTCGTCCTCCGGCGCCATGACCGAAACCATTCCACCT
This genomic interval carries:
- a CDS encoding efflux RND transporter permease subunit; amino-acid sequence: MSVSATFIKRPIGTTLLAIAILLVGIAVWPLLPVAPLPQVDFPTIQVSASLPGGSPETMASNVAQPLERQFSLIAGLTQMTSQSALGSTQITLQFDLNRNIDAAALDVQAAINASTGQLPSNLPNPPTFRKVNPADSPIMIMSVQSDALPLTQVNDYADNILAQQISQISGVGLVSVNGQQKPAVRIQVDPAKLTTMGLSLEDVRGVIATTTVNQPKGTVDGTHQSFTVYTNDQLLSAEPWNDMVLAYKNGAPIRVRDIGTAVDGPENNKIAAWAFAGAAAAPDSTLTNGRSIVLAITKQPGANVIETVERIKATMPRLRAAIPASVHINTLIDRTQTIRASVQDVEFTLILTIALVVMVIFVFLRNVAATLIPSITVPLALMGTAGVMYLVGYSLDNLSLMALTIAVGFVVDDAIVMLENIYRYVEEGMSPMEAALKGSSEIGFTIISISVSLVAVFIPLLLMGGIVGRLFREFAVTVTLTIGVSVIISLTLTPMLCSRFLKNSHAEKHGKMYQLFERFFDILLNGYKRGLDVVMRHQFITLLTFIGTVAFTAFLFVIIPKGFFPQQDNGVIVGFAESAQDISSQAMQRRLLQVAEVVRKDPDVTGFAMSAGSTTFNTGNFFIALKPKDEGRTADASEIITRLRPQVAKIQGVNLFMQASQDINVGGRLARTQYQYTLTDSNLDELNTWAPKVVDRLRKMKQLTDVASDQQNNAATATITIDRARASSFGISPSLIDATIYDAIGQRQVAQYFTQINSYHVVLEVTPELQKDPALFNKLYLTSPITGQQVPLSTFIKVDTTKTAYLSISHQSQFPAVTISFNLASGVALGEAVDAINQAQAEMGVPTTLTGAFQGTAKAFGESLASQPYLIAAALIAVYIVLGLLYESYIHPLTILSTLPSAGVGALLILMAGGYDLSVIALIGIILLIGIVKKNGIMMIDFALTAERQHGMKPEEAIYQACLLRFRPIMMTTMCALLSGLPLMLGHGAGSELRRPLGYAMVGGLVLSQALTLFTTPVIYLYLDRAHYWYMNKKEARAARKAAKKGATPVIESH
- a CDS encoding efflux RND transporter periplasmic adaptor subunit; this translates as MTTSFIQKRSTLLISAAVVVLVGGGSWALMHRTDAVAAPNPQAQQGPAISVTTTRAEERDVPLYLAGVGTVTANASVTVKARIDGQLDKVAFTEGQDVKAGQLLAQIDPRALQAQLAQVQAQQAKDQAQLTNAKIDLQRYTTLRQQDAATQQQLDTQKALVAQLEAAVKTDEAQINYAKVQLSYTTINAPISGRVGARLVDAGNIVHAADVNGLVVINQIDPITVQFTLPEDAVPAINRAQLTNHKSLKVTAYARTNNKDPLGTGNLILLNNQIDTTSGTVQLKARFTNPQHTLWPGQYVNVNLQMDDHGTALTLPAAAIQRNQEGTYVYIIKADETAAIQPVVVARIQDGIAVITKGVESGQRVVLDGQYKLKPGSRIVEGKTNAAAAKGSAK
- a CDS encoding efflux transporter outer membrane subunit, encoding MTATAKSPPQHAFKPASALSAITLAAAVLLGGCAVGPDYARPQMDLPTAYKEQGPWKIAEPGQIDSNHRWWEAYKDPVLNDLIDQANKANQNIRFSEAQYRQAQATAAIARASLWPTVGASGGANRARTNSATAGSRLTDTYSVGLNASWEADVWGRVRRSVEAGDATSEASAASLAAARLSIQATLAQDYLQLRVTDLQKDLYARTVAAYTRSFQLTQHQYEAGVALRSDVAQAETQLRSAQAQLIDLDATRNQLEHAIAILVGKAPAVFTLAPVTTDGAALQASMPPTPTGLPSDLLERRPDIANAERLAAAANANIGVARAAYFPTLTLNATGGYSAIAFSQLFDTPSRVWSLGATLAATLFDGGARSARNDQATAAFDAAVATYKQTVLGGLQEVEDNLSTLRVLDQESQVQDQAVKAAQLSERLALSQYQAGTTTYLSVVTTQAASLTNQRTAVTLLGRQLVASVALIKAVGGGWRFGEINQAATASTPAATAN
- a CDS encoding LacI family DNA-binding transcriptional regulator — protein: MMPTPFDPTYSAATGRARVADIARTAGVSTATVDRVLNQRPGVRAATMQKVLKAAAALDYLPEADLYKAMQPRPMRLVFLLPPQSNRFMQMLGDYIAFAEDQLAPFNVKCKCHHIEGFNPSVLAKRLLHYGRQADGVAFMALEHPLVREAVNTLVAEGIHVVTLISDLSNSRRAAYVGMDNRAAGRTAGYLLGRFLGNPKTPMKIAMIAGSLSYRGHEEREMGFLHVLEEMFPHLQVVGLREGHDDADTNYKQARTLLEQHPDLAGMYNIGGASDGVGRALKESGREQKTVFIGHGLTPDTRGLLIDGTMDAILTQHPQNMILNCVRIFGNLRERREALAGVEAVRISVILRENLP
- a CDS encoding TRAP transporter substrate-binding protein; this encodes MHAMTRRRFLQTASIASAAAATGLYAVPASAAAEFTLKYANNLPMTHPMNVRAKEMAAKIAAESKGRVDLQVYPNGQLGTDTDMLSQVRAGAIDFFTISPEVLGTLVSAGQISGVGFAFKDYNQVWAAMDGELGAYVRKQIAATTSLFAFERCWDNGYRQVTTSTRPITKPEDFKGMKLRVPPSPLATSLFRAFDAAPTSINFAEVYSALQTKIAEGQENPLAVISTVKFYEVQKYCSMTNHVWSGFWFMGNKKSFEKMPKDLQDIVTRNVNEAGMKQRVDVKALNESLVADMKGKGMLFNETDNEAFRTKLRASGFYTEWHKKFGPEAWALLEKYTGKLA
- a CDS encoding TRAP transporter large permease subunit; translation: MNYAARLPSNPLARLLAGVNRGVMHVVAAVAAALVVVETAVLLAGVIYRYALHDPLIWSDELASTLFIWLSMLGAVLALDRGEHMRLTAIVNRLSDKWRIWFETVAALIVCIFVLMIIHPAVDHASEQMAITTPALEIPDGLRAAALPVGAILMFLAAIARMASRSSVRQVLSAVAVVAVIGAVLWIAKPALLAMGNYNLIVFFVLLIGVCVAGGIPIAFAFGTATMAYLTIATGAPMMIVVSRMDEGMSSLILLSVPLFVLLGSLLEISGLARTLIDFMAALLGHVRGGLQYVLLGAMFLVSGISGSKAADMAAIAPALFPEMKKRGSKPEELVALLSSSGAMTETIPPSLVLITIGAVCSVSITALFIGGLMPAVIATIAIGVICWFRARREPMPNVKRASIGVIGKTLIAAIPALALPMLIRVAVIEGVATATEVATIGVAYTIIVGLIMHAFMKHIDFKRIYPMLVEAATLSGAILLIIGMATSMAWALTQSGFSAKLVALMQGVPGGGFGFLLITIVIFIVLGSILEGIPAIVLFGPLLFPVARSLGIHDVHYAMVVILAMGIGLFAPPFGVGFYAACAIGKVSPDKVFNRVWSYLAALVVALLVVAAVPWISIGFLT